TGGGTAATTTCTGACGAAGGTTTCTTTGGAGAATCAAAAACATTTAATTTCTTAAAATTAAGAGCCAGTTATGGTACATTAGGAAATGATCAAATCCCGAATAATGGTTTCTTAAGCCTTTTAAACGGAGAAGCTACTTATGTGTTTGATGGTAATTTAGTAAGCGGAGTTGCAACAGGACAAATTCCTAATCCAAAGTTGAAATGGGAACAAGCAAAGAAGTTTGATGTTGGTTTAGACCTTAGATTATTAAGCGATAAAGTTTCTATCGTAGCGGATTATTTTATTGATACCAGAAAAGATTTATTGATACCGGATATTCCAGTTTCGGGAATTACAGGAGTTGGTGCTCCGGGCGCTAGTGCTCCAACTTTGAATGCTGGTACAGTTAGAAATTCAGGAGTTGAATTTGCAATAGATTACAAAGAGAAATTTGGGGATAATTTTAGCTTGAGCGTAGGTTATAATGTGACTTTTATCAAGAACGAAGTATTGGAAGTAAACAACGGAACCGGAATTATCGAGCTAGGTAGTTTTGGCGTAGGGCAATTACCGGCATCACGCATGCAAGCCGGAAATCCAATTGGATATTTCTACGGTTATAAAACGGATGGATTATTTCAAAATCAGGCCGAAGTTGATGCGCATCCATCGCAATTGGCTTTAGGAGCAAATGCTTCACCGGGAGATATTCGTTTTGTTGATGTAAATGGTGATGGCGTAATTGATACTAAGGATAAAACCAATATTGGAGATCCAATTCCTGATGCTACAATGGGTTTCAATATACAAATGAGTTATAAAAGCCTTGATTTTGCACTTTACAGCTTTGCTTCAATAGGCAATGATATGGTTCGTAACTACGAGCGTGTACTTTCTGATGCTAATAGATTAGATTATGTTTTGGACAGATGGACAGGTCCGGGAACAAGTAATTCTGTGCCAAGAGTAACTACTGGAGCAACTGCAAACAATGTACTTTCTGAGTATTTTGTTGAAGACGCTTCTTATTTCAGAATTCAAAACATACAATTAGGATATACACTTGATCCAAAAGTAACTCAAAAAGCAGGAATTACTAAACTAAGACTTTATACGGGAGTAAATAATTTATACACTTTTACAAAGTATAAAGGTTTTGATCCAGGCGCTTCATTTGGACCAACAAATAAAGATGGAGTTTCTCAATCACCAATTGGTGCCGGAATTGATTACGGGTTTTACCCGGTTCCAAGAACCTATTTATTGGGTTTAAACATTAATTTTTAATTTCAATAAAAATGAAAAAGTATTTAATTACATCCATTATAACACTTACGCTATTCTCGACAATAAGTATTTCTTGTTCAGATGAATTTGTAAGTCCAAAACCTCAATATTCTATTGATTCTGAAAATTATTTCAATTCAAAAGAAGATTATAACGACGCTTTAGTTGCCGCTTACGATTTGCTGCAAGCTACTTATGCAAATGCTTTATTAGGAGAAATTGCTTCTGATAATACATTGGCAGGAGGAGAAAGCCCTACAGACGTAATTGGTTGGCAACAAGTAGACGACATGATTCATACGCCGGTAAACAGCAATTTAAGAGATATCTGGAATTGGATGTTTGCAGGAGTTCAAAGAGCCAATTATATTCTTGAATTTCAAAATAAAACCGATTTTGAGGGAAAAACCCAGCTACTCGCAGAAACACATTTTCTACGAGCTTATTACCAGTTTGAGTTAGTTAAATGGTTTGGGGGAATCCCGATGAAAGGAGATGCGAGATTTAAAGTTGGAGATGAAAAAACAGTACCACGCTCATCAGTTGCGGAAGTGTATGCTTCTATAGAAGCTGATTTGATTTATGCTACTGCTAATTTATCTCCAATTGCATCTCAAAAAGGACGCGTAACGAAAGGTGCTGCTGAAGCATTATTAGGAAAAGCTTATTTATATCAAAATAAATATGCTCAAGCTGCTGCTTCTCTTAATAACGTAATCACTTCCGGAAAATACAGTTTAGTATCGGATTATGATGCGATTTTTGAAATGGCGGGAGAAAACGGATCAGAATCTGTTTTTGAAGTACAATATACAGATGTTGAAGGAGCAGGTTTTACTTGTTTACAATGTAGTGAAGGAAACGTTGCAGTTGGTTTTAGCGGAGTAAGAAATTATTCTGGGCCACTTTTTTCTTCTGGATTTAGTTTTAATGTTCCAACTGCAGAAGCTGCAAACTCTTTTGAAGCAGGAGATAAACGTAAAAATACTGCTATTCTTGATATCGCAGCTTGGGCTGAAGCCAATAAAAGTTATGATAATGGAAAAGGAGTTACGTTTGGAAAAGGAAACGAAGACACAGGTTATTTCAATAGAAAATATTTGCCAAGAAAAAGAAGCGATAATGCTCAGGGAGATTTGAATTTAACAAACCCTAATAATTACAGAGCAATTCGTTATGCAGATGTTTTATTAATGGCTGCAGAAGCTTATAACCGTGGCGGAATTGACGATGCAAAAGCAAGAACCTATTTAAACCAAGTTAGAAGACGTGCTTTTGGAGATAATAATCATGATATATCAGTTTCAGGAGCTGCACTTACAGATTTTATCTGGGCAGAAAGAAGATCGGAGCTTTTTGGAGAAGGACAGCGTTTCTTTGATTTAGTAAGAACTGGAAAAGCAGTTGGAAAAATACCAGGTTTTACAGCAAATAAAAATGAGTTATTCCCGCTGCCAATTGAAGAAATTCAATTCGCAAATGGAAATTGGAAG
This genomic window from Flavobacterium sp. 9 contains:
- a CDS encoding RagB/SusD family nutrient uptake outer membrane protein, translating into MKKYLITSIITLTLFSTISISCSDEFVSPKPQYSIDSENYFNSKEDYNDALVAAYDLLQATYANALLGEIASDNTLAGGESPTDVIGWQQVDDMIHTPVNSNLRDIWNWMFAGVQRANYILEFQNKTDFEGKTQLLAETHFLRAYYQFELVKWFGGIPMKGDARFKVGDEKTVPRSSVAEVYASIEADLIYATANLSPIASQKGRVTKGAAEALLGKAYLYQNKYAQAAASLNNVITSGKYSLVSDYDAIFEMAGENGSESVFEVQYTDVEGAGFTCLQCSEGNVAVGFSGVRNYSGPLFSSGFSFNVPTAEAANSFEAGDKRKNTAILDIAAWAEANKSYDNGKGVTFGKGNEDTGYFNRKYLPRKRSDNAQGDLNLTNPNNYRAIRYADVLLMAAEAYNRGGIDDAKARTYLNQVRRRAFGDNNHDISVSGAALTDFIWAERRSELFGEGQRFFDLVRTGKAVGKIPGFTANKNELFPLPIEEIQFANGNWKQNPGY